The following is a genomic window from Hyperolius riggenbachi isolate aHypRig1 chromosome 4, aHypRig1.pri, whole genome shotgun sequence.
GTAGCATTTGCTGGTTATTTTATTATGTCTTCATTTGTGATCCTTGGTGCTAAGCTCTTCTGTTCCCTCTCACAGTTGTGACCATACATGACCATCCCGTGGAGCCGGTGAAGATCGTGGAAGCTGGGGAGCCACTACCGGAGGTGCTGGTGGGCAGCCTTCTACGGTACTTCGATGAGGAGAAGGAGAGGCAGGCTCAGCTCAGGAGATCATTACCGGCCTTCGATGCTCAATCACCAGCACTGGTGGCATCAGACGATGGTGCTCATCTCTTCTCCATTGACTGGGGTCTACCCACCGTAGCTGGCACTCTTCAGGAAGGGTTGGGCACCAGACGGGTGAAGCAGTACCAGTGTTCACAGTGTGAAAAGTGTTTCCTACGTAGCACTCAGCTGAAGGAGCACCTTCGAACACACTCTGGAGAACGTCCCTACCAGTGTCCAAAATGCCCCAAGAGGTTCAGCAGGAGCACCCAGCTGAAGGACCACCAACGCACCCACACCGGTGAACGACCCTTCCAGTGCAGCGAGTGCGGCAAAACCTTCTCCCACAGCTCGAACCTCATCCACCACCGGCGGACACACAGTGGAGAGAAGCCTCACAAGTGCCACCTGTGCCCCAAAAGCTTTAGCCAGAACTCAGACCTCAACCGACACCAGCGTACCCATATGGCAGGGGACCGTCCCCACCAGTGCACCCGCTGCCATCGGACCTTCATCTACAAATCCCAGCTACGGATGCACAGCCGGGTGCACGTGGTGGAGGATATCCTACGAGGAGTGGAGAAAGGAGCTGAAGATGGGGAGTCCTGGGAGGCTCCTCTACCATGACCATTATTTCACAACACAGACAGTGACACTTACTTCCCAACTCTGGTCAAATCATTTCTTCTGATGGCGCGGGGAAGGGTTAGAATATTTGTATTGTCAACTGTTTCCCCGTTGGAGAGATTTGCCCTCACTTGCTGTCTCTAGGACACAGACCAAAAGTAAAGGAATTTAAAGCTGTATCCCGAACAACAGTCCCATTAGAGATTTACTCCTGACTCCTGTGATAGTTGTGACAGTTAGGAGTTCATCTCACTTTCTCACAGTTGACTGGAAGAGAATGTTAAGCTTCCCAACAGGACACTGGCAGAAGCAAAAACCTGACATAGCCTCGGATTCCTTTATACTAGTTGGCTGGACTGGAGTTGGTCTCTTAATAGAAGCTTATAGTgacagagatatggaggctgccatcttaatGACCAGATGCGGAGGCCTCAGGCATACTGCCTTGTCTTGGTCAGGTGATCTGACTCCACTGTGAGGCCATTGGCTGCACACTTGTCCCTGTGTTGACTCCACTGCAGAAGGGAAAAGAGTAACACGACAGACATATTTTTAGAAATAAATAAAGACAACCATATTGGTATTCCTCCACTACATCAGTCTTCAGTCACAGTTCAGGTGCAAATACTGCACACATTTCATAGAACAAAATGCTAAAATTCAGGTCCTTATCTAAGAAACTGAAAACAGGAAAATGCCCTCCTCCACTATGAGGCCACACCTCCTCCTCACAATGTATCTTCCTCCACTATGAGGCCACACCTCCTCCTCACAATGTATCTTCCCCCACTATGAGGCCACACCTCCTCCTCACAATGTATCTTCCTCCACTATGAGGCCACACCTCCTCCTTACAATATATCTTCCTCCACTATGAGGCCACACCTCCTCCTCACAATGTATCTTCCCCCTTTACCTCCATTATGAGGCCACACCTCCCCCTCACAATGTATCTTCCTCCACTATCAGGCCACACCTTCTAACAATGTATCTCCCCCCTCTTCCTCCACTATGAGGCCACACCTCCTCCTCACAATGCATTTTCCCCCTTTACCTCCATTATGAGGCCACACCTCCTCACAATgtatcttctctctcttccttcacTATGAGGCCACACCTCCTCCTCACAATGTATCTTCCTCCACTATCAGGCCACACCTCCTCACAATGTATCTTCCTCCACTATGAGGCCACACCTCCTCACAATATCTTCCCCCTTTACCTCCATTATGAGGCCACACCTCCTCCTCACAATGTATCTTCCTCCATTATGAGGCCACACCTCCTCACAATGTATCTTCCCCCACTATGAGGCCACACCTCCTCCTCACAATGTATCTTCCTCCATTATGAGGCCACACCTCCTCCTCACAATGTATCTTCCCCCTTTACCTCCATTATGAGGCCACACCTCTTCCTCACAATGTATCTTCCCCCATTACCTCCATTATGAGGCCACACCTCCTCACAATGTATCTTCCTCTTTTACCTCCATTATGAGGCCACACCTCCTCCTCACAATGTATCTTCCCCCATTACCTCCATTATGAGGCCACACCTCCTCACAATGTATCTTCCTCTTTTACCTCCATTATGAGGCCACACCTCCTCCTCACAATGTATCTTCCCCCTTTACCTCCATTATGAGGCCACACCTCCTCCTCACAATGTATCTTCCCCTTTACCTCCATTATGAGGCCACACCTCCTCCTCACAATgtatcttctctctcttcctccgctGTGAGGCCACACCTCCTCCTTACAACATACAGTCACCTTTCCACACCCTTCCTCCACAATGAGGCCACACCTCCTCACAGCATGCAATCATCTCCTTAACATCTTCCCTTGCCTCCACTATGAGGCCACACCTTCTCTTTACAACGTACAGTCGCCTGCTTACCCCACAACCTTACTCCAGTGTGAGACCACACCTCCTCCTCATAAAGTATAGTCACCTGTTTCTCCCCTCCTCCACTATTAGGCCACACCTCCCCTCACAACCTACAGCCACCTCCTTACCCCCTCCTCCACTATTAGGCCACACCTCACAATGTGCAGTGGCTTGTTCCCCCACCCTCTTCCGGCCACACCTCACAATGTACAGTTGCCTACCTACCCCCTTTTCCACTATGAGGCTACACCTCACAACGTACATTCACCTGCTTATCATGCCACCTTTTTTTCACTATGAGGCCACACCTCCTCACAAAGTACAGTCAGCTTTTTCCCTCCTCCTTCACTGAGGCCACACCTCCTCACAACGTACCCGCTTCCTCCACTATGAGGGCACACCTCCTCCAACCCATAGAGTCCTAGTACTTCCACCATGAGGCCACACCTCCCTACTGTtggcagctgtcataggctgtgtCTCTGAGTAACCCTTCCCTCCCGGCATGCTTGTTGTGAGGAGGCAGCTGTAGGTCGCTGAGGGGTTCAGATAATAAGTGATATACTAAGCACTGAGCCAGGCAGAACTCTGCAGAACTGGCGTTTGATTGACTTAGTTGTAAGCTGCATGAAATGTGCACCAGTCAGAAATGCACTTGTCATTGATCCGCTGTGCTGAGGAGGAGATGAGTATCTGTGCGTTGGAGCAGCAGCTATTTCCTGATTTGCTATTAAACAAAAGGTActatattttattttcattttttacaaaactttgtatgcctAATTCCTGTAAAGTCATGCTCTGTGCCTGGACTGGGACCGCCttagtttgtgtgtgtgattgtgtaaaACACTACAGCCTTGCCTGGGATGGGCACACGTTTTTGGGGCGCCCACCATTGTTACAGCTCTGACCTCCTCTACTTCCTGGTTCTGTGGATTAGGCCtctctctgctgtgtcagctGCTCTGAAAGCAGgaagcttccatgaaagcaggaagtagacgcactgctGATTGACGGCGGACACCGGAGGAGGCCAGAAGTCATGGACAGGTGAGACTTttatacagcacacaggccatgGCAGAAAATATCTGCTGCTGAGTGTATGTGCAAACAACAGATCTCTATAACTCGACAAGAGGAAGAAACCCGCTTAAACGTACTGAAATCAAAAGTCCGATTGTAGGTATGAGTGAGCTGATTGGTATGAATGACGTGATTTGGCGAGCCTGTCCGCTCGCTGACTCCGTAGCAAGGTGGTGTGGTTGTTAGTGTTCTTTGTTTGCGGTGCGAATGTTCCAGGTTGAAATCTTGGCCTAAACTGcttctttttttattaaacacgGTTTTGTGGCTcacagttcacttcatcaggtaaAACATGCAGAAGGACCGTCTCAATCCATGGAATTTCCTcaatttaaaaagtgtatcatctTCCTTCCTTTGCTCAAAATAGTCACAGTTTTGTTAGTTTGTAACAAAACTAACATTAGTTATTGGTTATTATTAACATTATAGGTAAAAAGAAAAAGGTTCATGACAACAGTTTGGGTTAATGAATATataaagagaagtgcgccctctacgtatccctCCAGCAGCCGCCAGAGAGATGTGTAGAGggagcacttctcttgcgcagactggctgaagttactggACCCAATACCggagcacatgtgcccctgctaaaacgccgctatcccgcggcttaactggggtccctgtccccccaaatcccctccgtaatgcgggggagcgcttccgcattggggcagggctaaccgccgcagccctgccccacgcgcgtctgtcagcgagtatctccgcctctccccgcccctctcagtcttccttcactgagaggggcggtggagaggcggtgatgcgcgtctgatagacgcgctgggaggcagggctgcagccgttagccctgcctccaggaagcaaaaatctacgaccaacttgcgaccaaggtttgcgggggtgggttggggggtcagggaccctcgtgcagccgcgggatagcagtgttttagcaggggcacacgtgcccctgctatgtaTGAGAGCtgcagcgagatttagtctcgcttcagtgtctctttaagtatgtggtaactccaaatcataacagcagaaaaagctttgaatgcaggattagcatctttatcacttaatacactcagaccagtggctgttgaaatttgatttttatggtgacgataccgctttaaggaagAACAGAGACAAAGGGAGCCCAAATAGCGCAACATGTAAATGAAAGAAAACATAGAGATAATCGAAAACTACTCAAAAAGGTAGGTTGTatgaggggcaaccaaccacttgaggcaggtggagatgtataacccgactccactcggaatGTCCAAGCTTGGACTGGAGGTGATCACTCTCATGTGGTAAAAACCACTTTCCTACACAGTGTGGGGCTCAGAAGTATTCCTCCAAACTACGATGGTTGGGGGGTGTAACAGCACAAAGGGGAGAAGAGGCGCCCAGGAGTGTATAAAACAAA
Proteins encoded in this region:
- the LOC137571126 gene encoding zinc finger protein 12-like isoform X1; this encodes MEEIRDPGTVTFNDVAICFSQRDWERLASWQKKLYRNIMREIHGALTELGYEIANPEILVRIQQPEKAYFSPDTSQQEIDAGVWPLHSDRLEDNMADTSDRMSALPSVKPDILLRVKMDDVRRENSSQTSAAAKMEEESEDSNSAVFNPELALWIKQEDAIRLEQPSCSSSEKDDRPPPTGEVVTIHDHPVEPVKIVEAGEPLPEVLVGSLLRYFDEEKERQAQLRRSLPAFDAQSPALVASDDGAHLFSIDWGLPTVAGTLQEGLGTRRVKQYQCSQCEKCFLRSTQLKEHLRTHSGERPYQCPKCPKRFSRSTQLKDHQRTHTGERPFQCSECGKTFSHSSNLIHHRRTHSGEKPHKCHLCPKSFSQNSDLNRHQRTHMAGDRPHQCTRCHRTFIYKSQLRMHSRVHVVEDILRGVEKGAEDGESWEAPLP